TACGAAACCGAATGTCCCGCATCATCGCCCTGGACTATGGCGAACGCCGCATCGGCGTGGCGCTCAGCGACCCCACGCGCACCATCGCGTCGCCGCTGACCACGCTGCAGCGCCGTGCCGGCAAGCGTCCGCCCTGGCCGGAGATCGGCGCGCTGATCGCTGAGCAGGAGGTGACGGAGGCGGTCATCGGCCTGCCGCTGCCGCTGTCGGGGTTCGAGAACGAGTGGGTGGCGGAGGTGCGCGCGTTCGGCGCGGAACTGGAGCGGCGCACGGGACTTCCGGTGCACTGGATGGATGAACGGATGTCGTCCGTCCAGGCGGAACGGGCGGTGCGCGGCTCCGGGCTGCGCAAGGGACAGCGGGAGGAAAAGGGGCGGGTGGATGCGGCCGCGGCGGCCGTCATCCTCACCACGTACCTGGCGCTGCGGCGCAACCAGCAGATCAACGAGGCGGGGGCGGAAGAATGAAACGCGGCGGACGGATGTGGATGGTCGCGGCGGTGCTGTCGCTGGCGGCCTGCGGCGGTGGGGCGGGCGAAGGCACCCCGGTGCGCTTCACCGTGGCGCGCGGGAGCGGCCTTTCGGCGCTGGCGGACACGCTGGCGCATCGCGATGTGATCAACTCGCCCACGGTCTTCAAGCTGTACGCGCGGATGAAGGGCTCCGCGCCCAGGCTGCAGCCGGGGATCTACGAGATGAAGCCCGGGGCATCGTACGCGCTGATCCTGGACCGCATCACCCGCGGCGACGTCATCAAGACGCGCATCGTGATCCCGGAAGGATGGGAGCTTCGGCGGATGGCACCGCGCCTGGCCCAGGCCACGGGGATGAACGCGGACACCGTGCTCGCCCGGCTGATGGATCCGGCGATGGCGGCAAAGTACAACGTCCCCGGACCCACGCTGGAGGGATACCTGTATCCCGCCACCTTCGTGCTCCCCGCCGGCTCGTCGCTTGACCAGGTGCTGCGGCAGATGACGGCCCGCTACCGCCAGGTGTGGACGCCGGCGCTCCGCCAGCGCGCGCAGGCCGCGGGAATGAGCGAGCGCGAAGTCGTGACGCTCGCCTCCATCGTCGAGAAGGAGGCCAAGACCTGGTCCGAGCGCCCGACGATCGCCCGCGTGTACCTGAACCGCCTCAAGAAGGGGATGCGGCTGGAGGCGGACCCCACGGTGCAGTACGCCCTGGGCGAGCACCAGAAGCGACTGCTGCTCAAGCACATCCGCGAGGTGGCGGACGATCCGTACAACACGTACCGCAACGCGGGGCTGCCGCCGGGCCCCATCGCGTCGCCCAGCGCGGGCGCGATTGAGGCCGTGCTGAATGCGCCGGAGCACGACTACCTGTTCTTTGTCGCCCGCCCCAACGGGACGCACGTCTTTACCAGGAACTTCGCCGAACACCGCCGCGCGGTGGCCGCCGCCCGCGTCGAGACACGCGCCGCCCGCCCCCCCGCGCCGCGATGACGAACGGGCTCGCGGAACGGCTGCGGCTGATCGTCGTCACCGACCC
Above is a window of Longimicrobium terrae DNA encoding:
- the ruvX gene encoding Holliday junction resolvase RuvX, whose amino-acid sequence is MSRIIALDYGERRIGVALSDPTRTIASPLTTLQRRAGKRPPWPEIGALIAEQEVTEAVIGLPLPLSGFENEWVAEVRAFGAELERRTGLPVHWMDERMSSVQAERAVRGSGLRKGQREEKGRVDAAAAAVILTTYLALRRNQQINEAGAEE
- the mltG gene encoding endolytic transglycosylase MltG translates to MKRGGRMWMVAAVLSLAACGGGAGEGTPVRFTVARGSGLSALADTLAHRDVINSPTVFKLYARMKGSAPRLQPGIYEMKPGASYALILDRITRGDVIKTRIVIPEGWELRRMAPRLAQATGMNADTVLARLMDPAMAAKYNVPGPTLEGYLYPATFVLPAGSSLDQVLRQMTARYRQVWTPALRQRAQAAGMSEREVVTLASIVEKEAKTWSERPTIARVYLNRLKKGMRLEADPTVQYALGEHQKRLLLKHIREVADDPYNTYRNAGLPPGPIASPSAGAIEAVLNAPEHDYLFFVARPNGTHVFTRNFAEHRRAVAAARVETRAARPPAPR